Proteins encoded together in one Nostoc sp. PCC 7524 window:
- the tnpC gene encoding IS66 family transposase, whose product MNQNLPQELERESLNQLSKEELVEIIIEQSKVIRELQKIILELKQEIERLKVSRDLDSSNSSKPPSQDIHKKSENKKAPPQDQSNEPKKKPGGQAGHQGKTRKGFGRVDRSEILRPTDCVCCGHKAFAPFALKVEKHVVAQLVERPIEIVEYQRHTCVCESCGNVQASQWPEDIIPGQDLGICLQAFLGWANNYAHMPYEKQQEMLWELGQIEIGLGTLVATNERITQAIEPTVRELSSWVKQTQPNIHVDETPWSVKGVKEWLWVVANSDFCLFTAADTRSRAELETILGAKYTGVLSSDDFSVYNGYQAVAQQKCLAHLRRHFKKLIQLPGLHNQAIGETFVDLIDEAFRHYALWFETLDCASYNDWVNQFKSKLQQTLDCWINLAGATAGKLLRSLRDKAHQWWYFLDYPEVPPDNNQAERSLRLAVTKRKVSGGSRSMERFQNTANLLTVVQTCRRQGRSVIDFFAQGLIADSNNTQSRPSLLPQY is encoded by the coding sequence AAAATTATCCTAGAACTAAAGCAAGAAATAGAGCGTTTAAAAGTCAGCAGAGATTTGGATAGTTCTAATTCATCGAAACCACCATCACAAGACATTCACAAAAAGAGCGAAAACAAAAAAGCTCCTCCTCAAGACCAATCAAACGAGCCGAAAAAGAAACCAGGTGGGCAGGCAGGACATCAAGGTAAGACTCGTAAGGGTTTTGGGAGAGTAGATCGTTCTGAAATTTTACGTCCTACAGATTGTGTCTGTTGTGGTCACAAAGCATTTGCTCCTTTTGCATTAAAAGTAGAAAAACACGTCGTAGCGCAATTAGTGGAACGTCCTATTGAAATAGTGGAGTATCAACGCCACACCTGCGTGTGTGAGAGTTGTGGCAATGTACAAGCTTCTCAGTGGCCAGAAGATATCATCCCAGGACAAGATTTAGGAATCTGTTTACAGGCATTTTTAGGGTGGGCAAATAATTACGCACATATGCCCTATGAAAAACAACAAGAAATGTTGTGGGAACTGGGACAGATTGAAATTGGGTTAGGAACTTTAGTCGCCACCAATGAACGAATTACCCAAGCAATAGAACCGACCGTTAGGGAGTTAAGTAGTTGGGTAAAACAGACACAACCTAACATTCATGTAGATGAAACACCTTGGTCTGTCAAGGGAGTGAAAGAATGGTTGTGGGTAGTTGCCAATTCTGATTTCTGCCTGTTTACTGCGGCTGATACTCGTTCTAGAGCCGAACTAGAAACAATTTTAGGAGCTAAATATACAGGGGTACTCAGCAGCGACGATTTTAGCGTTTACAATGGCTATCAAGCTGTAGCCCAGCAGAAATGTTTAGCACATCTACGCCGTCATTTCAAAAAATTAATTCAGCTTCCAGGTCTTCACAACCAAGCCATTGGCGAAACGTTTGTTGATTTAATTGATGAAGCTTTTAGACATTACGCCCTATGGTTTGAGACTCTTGACTGTGCTAGTTACAATGATTGGGTCAATCAATTCAAATCCAAATTGCAACAAACACTCGATTGTTGGATTAACTTAGCAGGGGCTACAGCAGGCAAGCTTTTACGTTCTTTGCGTGATAAAGCACATCAATGGTGGTATTTTCTTGACTACCCTGAAGTTCCCCCTGATAACAATCAGGCTGAACGTTCGCTACGTTTGGCTGTCACGAAACGCAAAGTTAGTGGTGGTTCACGTTCGATGGAGCGATTTCAAAACACTGCTAATTTGTTGACGGTGGTGCAGACTTGTCGCCGTCAAGGTAGGTCTGTAATTGATTTTTTTGCACAAGGTCTAATTGCTGACTCCAATAATACTCAGTCTCGCCCTTCTTTACTTCCGCAATATTAG
- a CDS encoding helix-turn-helix transcriptional regulator has product MANIIALADYQEFWRERNQNTRQPDPSDPSDIINLCPKQFGSGYERWIELRGISLLIIDAEFHHDLVIERTSPESFIGGLEFGFHLLGYWNNTNAGQNFFQGGGVYQNNKSEFLQQQRLLKVDIHLESPELLHSFITGGLNSISPQILKKLIEPNQEPYFQIDHTTPEMRVALEQIINCPFIGLTKKIYLESKCLELIALKLEQLATREHSSTKATALKRDDIDRIHYAKEILTQNLDNPPSLLELARQVGLNDYSKDSGLILRK; this is encoded by the coding sequence ATGGCGAATATTATTGCACTGGCAGATTACCAAGAATTTTGGAGAGAACGCAATCAAAACACTAGACAACCAGACCCGTCAGACCCATCTGATATTATTAATTTATGTCCTAAACAATTTGGTAGTGGTTATGAACGTTGGATTGAACTGCGGGGCATTAGTTTACTAATTATTGATGCTGAATTTCATCATGATTTAGTCATAGAAAGAACATCACCAGAAAGTTTTATCGGTGGGCTAGAATTTGGATTTCATTTATTAGGTTATTGGAATAACACTAATGCCGGACAGAATTTTTTTCAAGGTGGCGGTGTCTACCAGAATAACAAATCAGAATTTTTGCAGCAGCAACGACTTTTAAAGGTTGATATACATCTCGAATCCCCTGAATTACTTCACAGTTTTATTACAGGTGGCTTAAATTCCATATCGCCGCAAATCCTTAAAAAACTCATTGAACCTAATCAAGAGCCATATTTTCAAATTGATCATACTACTCCAGAAATGCGAGTTGCCCTTGAACAAATTATCAATTGTCCCTTTATAGGTTTAACCAAAAAAATTTATTTAGAAAGTAAATGTTTAGAGTTAATTGCCTTAAAACTAGAACAATTAGCCACCAGGGAACATAGTTCTACAAAAGCCACTGCTTTAAAAAGAGATGATATCGATAGAATTCATTATGCCAAAGAAATTTTAACTCAAAATCTAGATAATCCCCCTTCCTTACTAGAACTAGCCAGGCAAGTAGGATTAAACGATTACAGTAAGGATTCAGGTCTAATATTGCGGAAGTAA
- the recJ gene encoding single-stranded-DNA-specific exonuclease RecJ yields MQWILTTTEQPPEWFIQLVKQYTPASTGLFAAQLLWQRGIKDKSQLTAFINHKSYQPASPFEFGQEMHLAMQRLQQAKNTGEKISIWGDFDADGITSTSVLWDGLGQFFIQHQQLTYYIPNRLKESHGLNVAGIDNLAQQDCKLIVTCDTGSTNIDEIIYAKKLGIDVIVTDHHTLPAERPPVTAIINPRYLSPEHQLFHLSGVAVAYKLVEALYQTLPDVPQEPLENLLDLVAVGLIADLVQLSGDCRYLAQLGIQRLQADFQQPPGARRRPGVGRLLELCQKNGDRPTDISFGLGPRINAVSRIQGDASFCVELLTSRDIKRCHQLAEVTELANTRRKSLQKDVQAQVAQKLAQLDLSTTSVIVLEDSQWPAGVLGLVAGQVAQETGRPTILLSTEGTDEHSPPTPLARGSARSINSVDLYQLVKDQAYLLHRFGGHPYAAGLSLPVENIPLFRDAINQQLRQSLGSVTLSPTVQADITVTVADLGKELFLELKLLEPCGMGNPVPKLFIQNCWFENAWHRNQQDSQGKKVQYIKTDFDIRDDSSKNPFPGIWWGHYKDELPVGRCDCIAELDYNTYKKRYEIRLIAVRPSADAELKIQNSTHILDWRNLPSPQSPVPSPQSLIIEECPTNWDDLRAWWRRSVYNHQQLVLAWSKPNHQPPMEIWLTLVGIAKYLSRTHQPVTRVQLLEKLEISDRALLLGIKALKYWGFTVTRQDRDLQISWHPNTVSENKGDVAVAQFLAAVSEEQFQQQYFAEVSLSTIVAIATRL; encoded by the coding sequence ATGCAGTGGATTTTAACAACAACCGAACAACCACCGGAGTGGTTTATCCAATTAGTAAAACAGTATACACCTGCATCAACAGGTTTATTTGCTGCCCAATTATTATGGCAACGGGGAATTAAAGATAAATCGCAATTAACAGCTTTTATTAACCATAAATCATATCAACCAGCTAGCCCTTTTGAGTTTGGGCAAGAAATGCACTTAGCAATGCAACGCTTGCAACAGGCAAAGAATACTGGCGAAAAAATAAGCATTTGGGGAGATTTTGATGCTGATGGTATCACTTCTACATCCGTACTGTGGGATGGTTTAGGGCAATTTTTTATTCAACATCAACAGTTAACTTATTACATTCCGAATCGCCTCAAAGAATCCCACGGATTGAATGTGGCAGGAATTGATAATTTAGCTCAACAAGATTGTAAATTAATAGTTACTTGTGACACTGGCAGTACAAATATTGATGAAATTATCTATGCCAAAAAGTTAGGAATAGATGTCATAGTTACAGACCATCACACCTTACCTGCTGAACGTCCACCAGTTACAGCAATTATTAATCCGCGTTATTTATCTCCAGAACATCAGCTATTTCATTTGTCTGGGGTGGCGGTGGCTTATAAGTTAGTGGAAGCTCTTTATCAAACCTTACCTGATGTTCCGCAAGAACCGTTAGAGAATTTATTAGATTTAGTCGCAGTCGGGTTAATTGCGGATTTAGTACAGCTGAGTGGTGATTGTCGGTATTTAGCACAGTTGGGTATTCAAAGACTGCAAGCCGATTTTCAACAACCACCAGGCGCAAGGCGCAGGCCGGGAGTAGGACGATTATTGGAATTGTGCCAGAAAAATGGCGATCGCCCCACAGATATTTCCTTTGGTTTAGGACCACGCATCAATGCCGTTAGCCGCATCCAAGGCGATGCTAGTTTCTGCGTCGAATTACTCACCAGTCGGGATATCAAACGCTGCCATCAATTAGCGGAAGTCACAGAACTAGCCAACACCCGCCGCAAATCTTTACAAAAAGATGTACAAGCGCAAGTAGCCCAAAAACTCGCACAATTAGACCTTTCAACCACCAGCGTCATTGTCCTAGAAGACTCCCAATGGCCGGCGGGTGTTTTAGGCTTAGTCGCCGGACAAGTCGCCCAAGAAACCGGCCGTCCGACGATTTTGTTAAGCACAGAGGGGACTGATGAACATTCCCCCCCGACTCCCCTCGCTAGAGGTTCTGCCCGTTCAATCAATTCCGTTGATTTATACCAGTTGGTGAAAGACCAAGCTTATTTGTTACATCGGTTTGGTGGACATCCCTATGCAGCAGGTTTGAGTTTGCCAGTAGAGAATATTCCTTTATTTAGAGATGCGATTAATCAGCAATTACGGCAATCTCTGGGTAGTGTAACTCTCAGCCCCACCGTACAAGCAGATATAACTGTCACAGTTGCAGATTTAGGTAAAGAATTATTTTTAGAACTGAAGTTACTAGAACCTTGTGGTATGGGCAACCCTGTACCAAAATTATTCATTCAAAACTGCTGGTTTGAGAATGCTTGGCATCGCAATCAACAAGATTCCCAGGGGAAAAAGGTACAGTACATTAAAACCGATTTTGACATTCGCGACGACTCCAGCAAAAATCCCTTTCCGGGGATTTGGTGGGGACACTACAAAGATGAGTTACCTGTAGGTAGGTGTGATTGCATTGCAGAATTAGACTATAACACCTACAAAAAACGCTACGAAATCAGATTAATTGCCGTCCGTCCCAGCGCCGACGCAGAACTCAAAATCCAGAACTCAACACATATTCTAGACTGGCGTAACCTCCCCAGTCCCCAGTCCCCAGTCCCCAGTCCCCAGTCCCTAATCATTGAAGAATGTCCCACTAATTGGGATGATTTACGGGCATGGTGGCGACGTTCCGTCTATAATCATCAACAATTAGTCCTAGCTTGGTCTAAACCCAACCATCAACCACCGATGGAAATTTGGCTGACTCTAGTTGGAATTGCTAAATATCTCAGTCGAACACATCAACCAGTTACCCGTGTACAGCTTTTAGAGAAACTGGAGATCAGCGATCGCGCCTTACTTTTGGGAATCAAAGCTTTAAAATATTGGGGATTCACTGTCACCAGACAAGACCGTGATTTACAAATTAGTTGGCATCCCAACACTGTCTCAGAAAATAAGGGTGATGTAGCTGTTGCACAATTTTTAGCCGCCGTCAGTGAAGAACAATTTCAGCAGCAGTATTTTGCGGAAGTGTCTTTGTCTACTATTGTGGCGATCGCTACTAGATTGTAG
- a CDS encoding PD-(D/E)XK nuclease family protein, with protein sequence MLTTPSHLLRLSQGHLNLLETCPRKFQHTYLEQLNSPANPEHEERQTLGSRFHLLMQQREMGLPIDSLLAADTQLQSWMSAFTHAAPEVLKTATDNSTFRESEHYRTLQVQEYLLTVIYDLLIADSQQAQILDWKTYPKPPNKRALAQNWQTRLYMYVLAETSTYLPENISMSYWFVQSEGKSQNLTFTYSHTQHQQTAKKLNQLLSQLTTWLERYQQNEPFPQVATGSKACDYCQFVVRCDRTPKTEEIKTQNSLPNIANIQEVTI encoded by the coding sequence ATGCTGACAACACCTTCTCACCTATTACGATTGTCTCAAGGACATCTCAACTTACTAGAGACTTGTCCCCGTAAATTCCAGCACACATATTTGGAGCAGCTTAATTCACCAGCAAATCCTGAACATGAGGAACGACAAACTTTAGGTAGTCGCTTTCACTTGCTCATGCAGCAACGGGAAATGGGTTTACCTATTGATAGTCTTTTAGCAGCAGATACCCAATTACAAAGTTGGATGTCGGCTTTTACTCATGCTGCGCCAGAGGTTCTCAAAACAGCCACAGATAATTCAACTTTCCGTGAAAGTGAACACTACCGTACCTTACAAGTTCAAGAATATTTGCTGACAGTTATTTATGACTTATTAATTGCTGATTCCCAACAAGCTCAAATTCTGGACTGGAAAACTTATCCCAAACCACCAAATAAACGCGCATTAGCGCAAAACTGGCAAACGCGCCTTTATATGTATGTATTAGCTGAAACTAGCACATACTTACCAGAAAATATTTCTATGAGTTACTGGTTTGTCCAATCTGAAGGTAAATCGCAAAATCTTACATTTACTTATAGCCATACTCAACATCAACAAACAGCCAAAAAGCTGAATCAATTGTTAAGTCAATTAACTACTTGGTTAGAACGTTATCAACAAAATGAGCCATTTCCGCAAGTAGCAACAGGTAGTAAAGCCTGTGATTATTGTCAGTTTGTTGTGAGGTGCGATCGCACTCCCAAAACTGAAGAAATAAAAACCCAAAATTCTTTACCAAATATCGCCAATATTCAAGAAGTAACAATTTAA